One region of Juglans regia cultivar Chandler chromosome 4, Walnut 2.0, whole genome shotgun sequence genomic DNA includes:
- the LOC109021930 gene encoding delta(12)-fatty-acid desaturase FAD2-like, translating into MGAGGRMTALPTANKSDQSDRPLKRVPHTKPPFTLSQIKKAIPPHCFQRSVYRSFSYVVYDLALASLFLYIATNYLIHHLPHQLLSYLAWPIYWISQGCVLTGLWVIAHECGHHAFSDYQWLDDLVGFILHSGLLVPYFSWKYSHGRHHSNTGSLERDEVFVPKKKSSIGWYSKYLNNPPGRVLTLAITLILGWPLYLTFNVSGRPYDQFASHYDPYGPIYSDRQRLQIYISDAGVLAVFYGLYRLAMAKGLAWVLCIYGGPLLVVNGFLVLITFLQHTHPSLPHYDSTEWDWLRGALSTVDRDYGILNKIFHNITDTHVAHHLFSTMPHYHAMEATKAIKPILGDYYQFDGTPIYKATWREAKECIYVEPDEGGAQSKGVFWYANKL; encoded by the coding sequence ATGGGTGCCGGTGGTCGAATGACAGCTCTCCCGACTGCCAACAAGTCTGATCAATCCGACAGGCCGCTGAAGCGAGTTCCCCACACAAAGCCCCCATTTACACTGAGCCAGATAAAGAAAGCCATCCCACCTCATTGTTTCCAGCGTTCTGTATACCGCTCTTTCTCCTACGTTGTTTACGACCTCGCACTagcctctctcttcctctacattGCCACCAATTACTTGATCCACCACCTTCCTCATCAACTTCTCTCATACCTGGCTTGGCCAATCTACTGGATTTCCCAAGGTTGTGTCCTCACTGGCCTCTGGGTCATAGCTCACGAGTGTGGCCACCATGCCTTCAGTGACTACCAATGGCTCGATGACTTGGTTGGCTTCATCCTCCACTCCGGTCTTCTTGTCCCTTACTTCTCCTGGAAGTACAGCCATGGCCGCCACCATTCTAATACAGGTTCCCTTGAGCGAGATGAAGTCTTTGTTCCGAAGAAAAAATCCAGCATCGGATGGTACTCCAAATACCTTAACAATCCACCAGGCCGAGTCCTCACACTTGCCATCACACTCATTCTCGGCTGGCCTCTGTACCTCACATTTAACGTTTCCGGCAGGCCCTATGATCAGTTTGCAAGCCACTACGACCCTTATGGCCCCATCTACTCGGATCGCCAGCGACTCCAGATATACATTTCTGATGCCGGTGTTCTTGCCGTCTTTTACGGGCTTTACCGCCTTGCCATGGCGAAGGGACTTGCTTGGGTTCTATGTATTTACGGAGGACCTTTGCTGGTCGTGAATGGGTTCTTGGTGCTGATCACGTTTTTGCAGCACACTCACCCTTCGTTGCCCCATTACGATTCCACCGAATGGGACTGGTTGAGAGGAGCTTTGTCAACAGTTGACAGGGATTATGGAATCTTGAACAAGATTTTCCACAACATCACAGATACGCATGTGGCGCACCACTTGTTCTCGACGATGCCGCATTATCATGCAATGGAGGCCACGAAGGCAATAAAACCTATTTTGGGAGATTATTATCAGTTTGACGGGACACCAATTTATAAGGCAACGTGGAGGGAGGCAAAGGAGTGCATTTATGTTGAACCGGATGAAGGTGGCGCCCAGAGCAAAGGTGTCTTCTGGTACGCCAATAAGCTGTAG
- the LOC109020746 gene encoding VQ motif-containing protein 25-like, whose amino-acid sequence MEVITKKQSCKPCSTSTPDLAVHQDSKKISKPKPKIRIIHIFAPEIIKIDAANFRELVQRLTGKPSTEKGGNEKPRITGREKPRTATSGEPVAKKIELRPMIRGLESRERVKDEEGMWNGEKSGGFLGGFADLEGFIQELGEFPLLPLDANSHMHGFGEAQLA is encoded by the coding sequence ATGGAGGTGATAACAAAGAAGCAAAGTTGTAAGCCATGTTCGACTTCAACTCCTGATCTAGCCGTGCACCaagattcaaagaaaatatccaAACCCAAACCAAAGATACGCATAATTCACATATTTGCACCCGAAATCATCAAAATCGACGCAGCAAACTTCCGCGAGTTAGTGCAACGACTCACCGGAAAACCCAGTACAGAAAAGGGCGGCAATGAGAAACCAAGAATTACCGGAAGAGAAAAGCCGAGAACTGCTACATCCGGCGAGCCAGTGGCGAAGAAAATAGAGCTCCGACCTATGATTCGTGGTCTGGAGTCAAGGGAGAGAGTTAAGGACGAGGAAGGGATGTGGAATGGCGAGAAATCAGGTGGGTTCTTGGGCGGTTTTGCAGACTTGGAGGGTTTTATCCAAGAGCTTGGTGAGTTCCCACTTCTTCCGTTGGATGCTAATTCCCACATGCATGGTTTTGGAGAAGCTCAACTTGCCTAG
- the LOC109020749 gene encoding probable plastid-lipid-associated protein 13, chloroplastic translates to MASIQGSLPAISAIRSRRNSSSPFLFSPATATPLVSPARSTETHRKRYVCQSIGRRSFFRAMVQQAVQGAPAAYAKEMERLSAKESLLLAFKDSGGFEALVTGKTTDIQRIDVNERITGLERLNPTPRPTTSPFLEGRWNFEWFGSGSPGLFAAKFIFERFPSTLANLSKMDVVIKDGNAKITANLKLLNSIESKLNLSTKLYVEGPLRMKEEYIEGILESPTVIEETLPEQLRGAFGQAVNTMQQLPAPFRDAVANGLTIPLSGTFQRLFMISYLDDEILIIRDAAGVPEVLTRLVAPPSSLPEPITEYES, encoded by the exons ATGGCTTCCATACAAGGCTCACTCCCTGCAATCTCCGCAATCCGGTCGCGTCGAAATTCGTCGTCTCCGTTTTTGTTTTCCCCAGCCACTGCTACTCCGCTGGTCTCCCCCGCTAGGTCGACGGAGACCCACCGCAAACGGTACGTCTGCCAGAGTATTGGCCGGAGATCCTTTTTCCGAGCAATGGTTCAGCAGGCAGTACAGGGAGCTCCGGCAGCTTACGCTAAGGAAATGGAGAGGCTTTCCGCGAAAGAATCCCTTCTTCTCGCT tttaaagatTCTGGGGGTTTTGAGGCTTTAGTGACAGGTAAGACTACAGATATACAGCGCATTGATGTGAATGAGAGGATAACTGGTTTGGAGAGGCTCAATCCAACACCTAGACCAACTAC GTCGCCCTTTCTGGAAGGTAGATGGAATTTTGAGTGGTTCGGGTCTGGAAGCCCAGGATTATTTGCTgctaaatttatatttga GAGATTTCCTTCAACTTTGGCTAATTTGTCAAAAATGGATGTGGTAATCAAGGATGGAAATGCAAAGATTACAGCGAACTTGAAATTACTTAACTCG ATAGAAAGCAAACTGAATCTTTCCACCAAGTTATATGTGGAGGGACCGCTTCGAATGAAAGAGGAATACATTGAAGGGATTCTGGAGTCTCCAACAGTTATTGAAGAAACATTACCAGAACAGCTAAGAGGTGCTTTTGGTCAGGCAGTTAATACAATGCAACAACTGCCTGCTCCTTTTAGGGATGCCGTTGCCAATGGGCTGACAATTCCTCTCA GTGGAACTTTCCAGAGATTATTCATGATTTCTTATCTTGATGATGAAATACTT ATAATAAGGGATGCAGCTGGAGTGCCTGAAGTTCTAACAAGGTTGGTAGCGCCTCCGTCTTCCTTGCCAGAACCCATTACAGAATATGAGAGTTAG
- the LOC109020747 gene encoding DNA polymerase delta small subunit-like: MEPMEIDSEKTLQRKQATYTSLDDIFEIQKETYRGQQYSQIYFARLHLMRTLLYSLVPNRKPHLPVCTILQLEEGKECIIVGTLYKHMKLKPCVLDEYSKERSATPLVRPHNFMHTDDNLVLEDDSGRVKLAGSVLLPSAYVTGIVVALHGKETDAGDFLVQDVLEAGLPPQIELPLKSSEDKYVVFVSGLSVGSSTSNPLQFQLLVDHITGHLGDEKEQGIAAKIVHFVVAGDSIEIPRGLLNGQNLASKDQSRLSEPIKELDILLTQIAASLPLDIMPGPNDPANFSLPQQPLHRCLFPGSSAYNTFRSCTNPHCFELENIRFLGTSGQNVNDLEKYSEAKDKIEFMERTLRWRHLAPTAPNTLGCYPFTDRDPFFIETCPHVYFVGNQNEYKTDLIKGSEGQFVRLICIPQFCTTGVAVVLNLRNLECHTLSFGTEFIS, translated from the exons ATGGAACCCATGGAAATCGACTCCGAGAAGACTCTCCAGAGAAAACAGGCTACTTATACCTCCCTG GACGATATCTTTGAGATTCAGAAAGAGACGTACAGGGGCCAGCAGTACAGCCAGATTTACTTTGCTCGTCTCCACTTGATGCGAACCCTCCTCTATTCGCTCGTTCCAAATCGGAAACCCCATTTACCTG TTTGCACAATTTTGCAATTGGAAGAAGGCAAGGAATGCATCATTGTTGGAACCCTTTACAAGCACATGAAACTCAAACCTTGCGTTCTCGATGAGTACTCCAAGGAG AGATCTGCGACTCCCCTTGTCAGGCctcataattttatgcacacaGATGATAATTTGGTTTTAGAAGACGATAGTGGAAGAGTTAAGCTTGCTGGGAGTGTGCTCTTACCATCTGCATATGTAACAG GCATTGTTGTTGCTTTGCATGGGAAGGAAACTGATGCTGGCGACTTCTTGGTTCAAGATGTCCTAGAAGCTGGCTTACCACCCCAGATAGAGCTTCCTCTAAAATCAA GTGAAGACAAGTATGTTGTCTTTGTATCGGGGTTAAGTGTTGGGAGCAGCACTTCTAATCCTCTCCAATTTCAGCTTCTTGTTGATCATATAACAGGACATTTAGGAGATGAGAAG GAACAAGGCATTGCGGCAAAAATAGTTCACTTTGTAGTTGCCGGGGATTCTATCGAAATCCCACGTGGTCTTCTTAATGGACAG AATTTGGCTTCAAAGGATCAATCAAGGCTGTCTGAGCCTATTAAAGAGCTAGATATATTGTTGACACAG ATTGCTGCTAGTTTGCCTCTAGATATCATGCCCGGCCCCAATGATCCTGCTAACTTTTCGTTGCCTCAGCAG cCGTTGCATAGATGTCTTTTTCCTGGGTCTTCGGCTTATAACACTTTTAGGTCTTGTACTAACCCTCATTGCTTTGAGCTTGAAAATATCAG ATTTCTTGGAACATCAGGTCAGAATGTAAATGATCTTGAGAAGTACTCAGAGGCGAAGGATAAAATTGAATTCATGGAAAGAACATTAAGGTGGAGGCATTTAGCCCCGACAGCACCTAATACTCTTG ggTGTTATCCTTTCACGGACAGGGATCCTTTCTTCATTGAGACCTGCCCTCATGTTTATTTTGTGGGGAATCAGAATGAATACAAAACTGACTTAATAAAGG GATCAGAAGGGCAGTTTGTAAGACTCATATGCATTCCTCAATTCTGCACTACAGGAGTTGCTGTTGTG CTAAATTTGAGAAATCTTGAATGTCATACTCTTAGTTTTGGGACTGAATTCATCTCTTGA